In a genomic window of Nodosilinea sp. E11:
- a CDS encoding Fe-S cluster assembly protein HesB: protein MSADLQHKAIAIHDRLCAEYGCPIPYFHTLDPLSELVSSLLSHRTKNRDSGRAFKQLVAQFPTWAAVRDAPTAAVEAAIAPCTWPEQKAPRLQQVLKLIGEATNGEWSLDFLQTMPVPQARAWLETLPGVGPKTSAAVLCFSRLRGRALPVDSHHHRVAQRLGLIAKSLAVGPSHAVLEALLPEEWNAQQVYDHHEVMMLHGQRCCFYKHPACDRCVVFNLCPHGQASLRADRTV, encoded by the coding sequence AGCACAAAGCGATCGCCATTCACGATCGTCTCTGTGCCGAATATGGCTGTCCGATACCCTATTTTCATACGCTCGACCCGCTGAGCGAGCTAGTGTCATCGCTGCTGTCTCACCGCACCAAAAACCGCGATTCGGGGCGCGCCTTTAAGCAGCTCGTGGCTCAGTTTCCTACCTGGGCCGCCGTGCGCGATGCACCCACGGCAGCGGTTGAGGCAGCGATCGCACCCTGCACCTGGCCCGAGCAAAAAGCACCCCGCCTTCAGCAAGTGCTGAAACTAATTGGGGAGGCAACCAACGGCGAATGGTCCCTCGACTTTCTGCAAACAATGCCCGTGCCCCAGGCCCGCGCCTGGCTAGAAACCCTGCCCGGCGTAGGACCAAAAACCAGCGCGGCAGTGCTGTGCTTTAGTCGGCTGCGGGGGCGGGCGCTGCCGGTCGATAGCCACCATCACCGGGTCGCCCAGCGGCTGGGGCTAATTGCTAAAAGCTTGGCGGTGGGGCCATCCCACGCAGTCCTCGAAGCGCTCTTGCCCGAGGAGTGGAACGCCCAGCAAGTCTACGACCACCATGAAGTGATGATGCTACACGGGCAACGGTGCTGCTTTTATAAACATCCAGCCTGCGATCGCTGTGTGGTTTTCAATTTATGCCCCCACGGCCAGGCCAGCCTGAGGGCAGACCGCACGGTTTGA